A genome region from Primulina eburnea isolate SZY01 chromosome 9, ASM2296580v1, whole genome shotgun sequence includes the following:
- the LOC140840918 gene encoding uncharacterized protein — MGDDKPRGTGSGAKWDNPNHQLYLHHSDQPGAILVPQSLAEDNYSTWKQSMTMALTVKNKIGLIDGSINEPSERNSDEHQQWNRCNNLVKTWLLGSMSKDIAGSVINCKNARHIWLELQERFSQVNVVELFNIENEIHNCVQGSMSVGSYFTKLKGLWDQREAICTFPICTCGSIKEVAAYLETQKTMKFLMGLNESYAGVRSNTLLLDPLPTVNKAYSLVLRHEKQAEATSGKSQDQPEAAVFAIKNPNRKAEDEQRILSQKESSN, encoded by the exons ATGGGAGACGATAAACCAAGAGGCACGGGTTCAGGAGCAAAATGGGACAATCCCAACCATCAACTTTATCTTCATCATTCGGATCAACCTGGCGCCATTCTTGTGCCACAGTCTTTGGCCGAAGACAATTACAGCACATGGAAACAGTCCATGACCATGGCGTTGACAGTCAAAAACAAGATTGGACTCATAGATGGTTCAATCAATGAGCCAAGTGAAAGAAATTCAGATGAGCACCAACAATGGAATCGCTGCAACAATTTGGTAAAGACTTGGCTACTGGGATCTATGTCTAAAGACATTGCTGGTAGTGTAATCAATTGCAAAAACGCTAGACATATATGGCTGGAATTGCAGGAGAGGTTCTCACAAGTGAACGTGGTTGAGCTATTCAACATCGAAAACGAAATTCATAATTGTGTACAAGGCAGCATGTCTGTGGGATCTTATTTTACCAAACTGAAGGGACTATGGGATCAGCGTGAAGCAATCTGTACTTTTCCTATATGCACTTGTGGATCAATCAAAGAGGTGGCTGCATATCTGGAAACACAGAAAACCATGAAATTTCTCATGGGTCTCAATGAATCATATGCAGGTGTTCGGAGTAATACCTTATTACTGGATCCATTACCCACGGTGAATAAAGCATATTCCCTAGTACTCCGCCATGAGAAACAAGCAGAAGCGACATCCGGAAAGAGTCAAGACCAACCAGAAGCTGCTGTCTTTGCCATAAAGAATCCAAATCGCAAGGCTGAAGATGAGCAAAG AATTTTGTCGCAAAAAGAAAGCAGCAACTGA
- the LOC140841834 gene encoding AAA-ATPase At3g50940-like yields MFSKIELPSVKTLVSTAASVAATAMLIRSVTKDVVPPDLSQYIYTKFHNFFATFSNDMTITIEEFDGIARNQLFTDAEIYLGTKISPSTKRFKASIPEKEQNIQISMGGNEDLIDTFHGLQLKWRVIHQQNQPRRVQYDDYHSTMQVEYKYLELTFHKKHRNKVLDEYLPYIVERSKVAKQEKRTLKLHTLKNDGVHHYPPKTPWQSVNLDHPATLETLAMDDDLKNMIIDDLERFVKRKDFYRKVGKAWKRGYLLFGPPGTGKSSLIAAMANYLKFDVYDLELTDLRSNSDLRRLLLWTANRSILVVEDIDASIDLSERKTMQPQRRFSYHDQIQEPKVTLSGLLNFTDGLWSSCGDERIIIFTTNHIEKLDAALLRPGRMDVHIHMSYCTPRGLKMLATNYLGDVDHPLLSGAEELTRETKVTPAEVAEQLLKSDDPGCALQGLIEFLEHKKESDKLKAENLEETKKEAVQIAEENEDDNEVLTNDEGQNGLKVMTKMTPAEAKDQVLKNDEAMKALKVLIGLLGGENGIKDVKDSDSGFRASEVVCAPESGKGEETNAE; encoded by the exons ATGTTTTCGAAGATCGAATTACCTTCGGTAAAAACATTGGTCTCAACTGCTGCTTCAGTCGCGGCCACGGCCATGTTAATCCGATCAGTAACCAAAGACGTCGTACCTCCCGATCTCAGTCAGTATATCTACACCAAATTCCACAATTTTTTCGCAACATTCAGCAATGACATGACCATAACTATCGAGGAATTCGACGGCATAGCGAGAAACCAGCTTTTCACAGATGCAGAAATTTACTTGGGCACGAAAATTAGCCCCTCCACCAAGAGATTCAAAGCATCAATCCCTGAGAAAGAGCAGAATATCCAAATTTCAATGGGAGGAAACGAAGATCTCATCGATACGTTTCATGGTTTGCAACTGAAATGGAGAGTAATTCATCAACAAAATCAACCTCGACGTGTTCAATACGATGACTATCATTCCACCATGCAAGTTGAATATAAATACTTGGAGTTAACCTTTCACAAGAAGCACAGAAACAAGGTTCTTGATGAATACTTACCTTATATTGTGGAAAGATCGAAAGTTGCAAAGCAAGAAAAAAGGACCCTGAAACTGCACACTTTGAAAAATGATGGGGTTCATCATTATCCACCTAAAACTCCATGGCAGTCTGTGAATCTTGATCATCCAGCAACTTTGGAAACTTTGGCAATGGATGATGATCTGAAGAACATGATAATTGATGATCTTGAAAGGTTTGTTAAGAGGAAAGATTTTTACAGGAAAGTGGGGAAGGCGTGGAAAAGAGGGTACTTGTTGTTTGGGCCTCCGGGGACCGGAAAATCTAGCTTGATTGCTGCAATGGCCAACTATCTGAAATTTGATGTTTATGACTTGGAGCTGACTGATCTACGGTCCAATTCGGATCTGAGGAGATTGCTGCTTTGGACTGCAAATAGATCCATACTTGTGGTGGAGGATATCGATGCGTCAATAGATCTGTCCGAAAGGAAAACAATGCAGCCTCAAAGAAGGTTTTCTTATCATGATCAAATTCAAGAACCAAAG GTTACCTTGTCAGGATTGCTGAATTTCACAGATGGGTTGTGGTCGAGCTGTGGAGATGAAAGGATCATCATATTCACCACGAACCACATTGAAAAGCTAGATGCAGCCTTGTTACGCCCTGGACGTATGGACGTGCACATCCACATGTCATATTGCACACCTCGTGGCTTGAAAATGCTTGCCACCAACTATCTTGGAGACGTGGACCACCCCCTATTATCTGGGGCAGAGGAATTGACAAGGGAAACTAAAGTGACTCCTGCCGAAGTGGCGGAGCAGTTGTTGAAGAGCGACGATCCTGGCTGTGCCCTTCAAGGCTTGATTGAGTTCTTGGAGCACAAGAAAGAAAGTGACAAACTTAAAGCGGAAAATCTGGAAGAGACTAAAAAAGAAGCTGTACAAATAGCGGAAGAAAATGAGGATGACAATGAAGTGCTGACGAATGATGAAGGCCAGAATGGGCTCAAAGTGATGACAAAGATGACTCCTGCAGAAGCGAAGGATCAAGTTCTGAAGAATGATGAAGCCATGAAAGCTTTGAAGGTTTTGATCGGACTTCTTGGAGGTGAAAATGGGATCAAAGATGTCAAAGATTCCGATTCAGGTTTTCGCGCATCTGAAGTAGTGTGTGCGCCAGAATCCGGGAAAGGAGAAGAGACTAATGCCGAGTGA
- the LOC140841835 gene encoding very-long-chain (3R)-3-hydroxyacyl-CoA dehydratase PASTICCINO 2-like — MAGIHATARRVYLTLYNWILFSGWLQVFYLTLITLKKSGHQSVYSAVETPLLLAQSAAVIEILHSLIGLVRSPVSATLPQVSSRLYVTWGILYSFPEIRSHILVSSLVISWSITEIIRYSFFGLKEAFGSAPGWLLWLRYSTFLALYPSGITSEVGLIYSALPYMLETEKYSLRMPNKWNFSFDYYYNAMLILGIYAPGSPHLYGYMLGQRKKALSKAKRE; from the coding sequence ATGGCCGGAATCCACGCCACCGCCCGCCGAGTGTACCTCACCCTATACAACTGGATTTTATTCTCTGGCTGGCTCCAAGTATTCTACCTCACACTCATCACCCTCAAAAAATCCGGCCACCAATCCGTATACTCGGCCGTCGAGACCCCGCTCCTGCTAGCTCAGTCCGCCGCCGTCATCGAAATTCTTCACAGCTTGATCGGACTGGTCAGATCTCCGGTTAGCGCCACGCTTCCCCAGGTCAGCTCCAGGTTGTACGTCACATGGGGTATTCTGTACAGCTTCCCTGAGATCCGAAGCCATATCCTGGTCTCATCATTGGTGATAAGCTGGTCGATCACTGAAATCATCCGATACTCTTTCTTCGGATTGAAAGAGGCATTCGGGTCGGCTCCGGGTTGGCTGCTTTGGCTCAGGTACAGCACTTTTCTTGCACTTTACCCCTCTGGAATCACAAGTGAAGTGGGTTTGATCTACAGTGCGTTACCGTATATGCTGGAAACTGAGAAATACAGCTTGAGAATGCCTAATAAATGGAATTTCTCGTTTGACTATTATTACAATGCCATGTTGATTTTGGGAATTTACGCTCCGGGGAGTCCCCATTTGTACGGATATATGCTTGGGCAGAGGAAGAAGGCTCTCTCCAAGGCTAAACGAGAGTGA